The Ascaphus truei isolate aAscTru1 chromosome 3, aAscTru1.hap1, whole genome shotgun sequence genome includes a region encoding these proteins:
- the TSPAN31 gene encoding tetraspanin-31 isoform X1, protein MVCGGFTCSKNALCALNVVYMLVGLLLIAIAAWGKGFGIVSSIHIIGGVIAVGIFLLLIAIVGFIGAASHHQVMLFLYMVVLFLVFVLQFGVSCSCLAMNQSQQEQFLNTTWSKMSDLTKTDLESQLNCCGLLNTTEGRAQFATDYALCKAICIQTKTCQTCGDVMLKHANEVLKILGGVGLFFSFTEILGVCLAFRYRNQKDPRANPSAFL, encoded by the exons ATGGTGTGCGGCGGCTTCACCTGCTCAAAGAATGCGCTGTGTGCGCTGAACGTGGTGTACATG CTGGTGGGCTTGCTACTGATTGCCATAGCAGCATGGGGCAAAGGTTTTGGAATAGTCTCCAGCATCCACATCATTGGCGGGGTGATTGCTGTTGGCATCTTTCTTCTACTCATCGCCATTGTTGGTTTCATTGGGGCAGCTAGTCACCACCAAGTGATGCTATTTCTC TATATGGTTGTTTTGTTTCTAGTCTTTGTATTGCAGTTTGGGGTCTCATGTTCATGTTTGGCAATGAATCAATCACAACAG GAGCAATTCCTAAATACGACATGGAGCAAGATGAGCGATCTCACCAAGACGGATTTGGAGTCCCAGTTAAACTGCTGCGGCCTGCTGAACACCACAGAGGGCAGGGCACAGTTTGCCACGGATTACGCTTTGTGCAAAGCG ATTTGCATACAAACCAAAACCTGTCAGACCTGTGGGGATGTGATGCTGAAACATGCAAATGAAGTCCTGAAAATCCTTGGAGGTGTTGGGCTCTTTTTCAGTTTCACGGAG ATTCTTGGAGTGTGTCTCGCCTTTCGCTACAGGAACCAGAAAGACCCTCGTGCAAACCCCAGTGCTTTTCTATAG
- the TSPAN31 gene encoding tetraspanin-31 isoform X2, which translates to MRPKELVGLLLIAIAAWGKGFGIVSSIHIIGGVIAVGIFLLLIAIVGFIGAASHHQVMLFLYMVVLFLVFVLQFGVSCSCLAMNQSQQEQFLNTTWSKMSDLTKTDLESQLNCCGLLNTTEGRAQFATDYALCKAICIQTKTCQTCGDVMLKHANEVLKILGGVGLFFSFTEILGVCLAFRYRNQKDPRANPSAFL; encoded by the exons ATGAggcctaaggag CTGGTGGGCTTGCTACTGATTGCCATAGCAGCATGGGGCAAAGGTTTTGGAATAGTCTCCAGCATCCACATCATTGGCGGGGTGATTGCTGTTGGCATCTTTCTTCTACTCATCGCCATTGTTGGTTTCATTGGGGCAGCTAGTCACCACCAAGTGATGCTATTTCTC TATATGGTTGTTTTGTTTCTAGTCTTTGTATTGCAGTTTGGGGTCTCATGTTCATGTTTGGCAATGAATCAATCACAACAG GAGCAATTCCTAAATACGACATGGAGCAAGATGAGCGATCTCACCAAGACGGATTTGGAGTCCCAGTTAAACTGCTGCGGCCTGCTGAACACCACAGAGGGCAGGGCACAGTTTGCCACGGATTACGCTTTGTGCAAAGCG ATTTGCATACAAACCAAAACCTGTCAGACCTGTGGGGATGTGATGCTGAAACATGCAAATGAAGTCCTGAAAATCCTTGGAGGTGTTGGGCTCTTTTTCAGTTTCACGGAG ATTCTTGGAGTGTGTCTCGCCTTTCGCTACAGGAACCAGAAAGACCCTCGTGCAAACCCCAGTGCTTTTCTATAG